The following coding sequences lie in one Corynebacterium humireducens NBRC 106098 = DSM 45392 genomic window:
- the alr gene encoding alanine racemase: protein MELLTTRIDLDAIAHNTRLLKDLVGDVRLMAVVKADGYGHGAGRVAQVMAENGADCFGVATLQEAVDLRNEGIAKPILAWIWSPEQDLTEALSLNIQLGIPSVAHAQALVDAAVPARVSVKVDTGLHRSGVDEADWARVFTLLHEAEHLTVTGVFSHLACADEPDNPTNDAQAAALGRAIDLARSLGLDIPVNHLCNSPGTLTRPDLHHEQVRVGLALYGLSPLPDVDPGLRPAMSWIGRITVVKPIEPGESTSYNHTWTAEEPGWLAVVPAGYADGVPRSWQGDLQVGIGGKLYPQVGRVCMDQIVVSLGANEFGVQPGDEAVIFGEGGLSATELAAATGTINYEIICRPTGRTVREYEGGIDL, encoded by the coding sequence ATGGAGCTCTTGACCACCCGCATCGACCTGGATGCCATCGCACACAACACCCGCCTGCTCAAGGACCTGGTGGGTGACGTGCGGCTCATGGCCGTGGTCAAGGCGGACGGTTACGGGCACGGCGCCGGCCGCGTCGCGCAGGTCATGGCGGAGAACGGCGCCGACTGCTTCGGCGTCGCCACCCTGCAGGAGGCCGTCGACCTGCGCAACGAGGGCATCGCCAAACCCATCCTCGCCTGGATCTGGTCCCCGGAACAGGACCTCACCGAGGCGCTCTCCCTCAACATCCAGCTCGGCATCCCCTCGGTGGCGCACGCGCAGGCGCTTGTCGACGCCGCCGTGCCCGCCCGCGTCTCCGTCAAGGTGGACACCGGGCTGCACCGCTCGGGCGTCGACGAGGCGGACTGGGCCCGCGTGTTCACCCTCCTGCACGAGGCGGAGCACCTCACCGTCACCGGCGTGTTCTCCCACCTGGCCTGCGCCGATGAGCCGGACAACCCCACCAACGACGCCCAGGCCGCCGCCCTCGGGAGGGCCATCGACCTGGCCCGTTCCCTGGGCCTGGACATCCCGGTCAACCACCTGTGCAACTCACCCGGCACGCTCACCCGTCCCGACCTGCACCACGAGCAGGTGCGCGTCGGCCTGGCGCTCTACGGGCTCTCCCCGCTCCCGGACGTCGACCCCGGACTGCGTCCGGCGATGAGCTGGATCGGGCGGATCACCGTGGTCAAGCCGATCGAGCCGGGCGAGTCCACCTCCTACAACCACACCTGGACTGCCGAGGAGCCCGGCTGGCTGGCGGTCGTCCCCGCCGGATACGCCGACGGCGTGCCGCGCTCCTGGCAGGGAGACCTGCAGGTGGGCATCGGCGGCAAGCTGTACCCGCAGGTCGGGCGCGTGTGCATGGACCAGATCGTCGTCTCCCTGGGGGCCAACGAGTTCGGGGTCCAGCCCGGCGACGAGGCCGTCATCTTCGGTGAGGGAGGACTCAGCGCCACCGAACTGGCCGCCGCCACCGGCACCATCAACTACGAGATCATCTGCCGGCCCACCGGCCGCACCGTCCGTGAGTACGAGGGAGGGATCGACCTGTGA
- the glmM gene encoding phosphoglucosamine mutase, with translation MTRLFGTDGVRGLANKDLTVSLALQLGAAAADVLTKHRKSSERRPTAIVGRDPRVSGEMLAAALSAGMASRGVDVLRVGVIPTPGVAFLTDDYGADMGVMISASHNPMPDNGIKFFSAGGRKLPDAVEDEIEAAMASLPENGPTGTGVGRVIEESPDAQDRYLKHLAASSPVSVAGIKVVVDAANGAASVVAPKAYEAAGAEVIAIHNKPNAYNINDNCGSTHIGQLQKAVIEHGADLGLAHDGDADRCLAVDAEGNLIDGDQIMAILAVAMKEKSELRKNTLVATVMSNLGLRLAMEEQGITMLETKVGDRYVLEELNAGDYRLGGEQSGHIVLPVHCTTGDGTLTGLKLMARMAETGKSLAELAGVMKVLPQVLINVPVENKAGIMGSPEVQAAIEAAEAELGHSGRVLLRPSGTEELFRVMVEAAETEQARRVAGRLAAVVAAV, from the coding sequence ATGACTCGACTTTTCGGTACTGACGGTGTTCGTGGACTGGCGAACAAGGATCTGACTGTCTCCCTGGCGTTGCAGCTGGGTGCGGCGGCGGCGGATGTGCTCACGAAGCACCGTAAGTCGAGTGAGCGTCGTCCCACCGCGATCGTCGGTCGTGATCCGCGTGTCTCGGGTGAGATGCTCGCCGCCGCCCTGTCGGCCGGCATGGCGTCCCGTGGCGTCGATGTACTGCGTGTCGGTGTGATCCCGACCCCGGGCGTGGCCTTCCTCACCGACGACTACGGTGCGGACATGGGCGTGATGATCTCCGCGTCGCACAACCCGATGCCGGACAACGGCATCAAGTTCTTCTCGGCGGGTGGCCGGAAGCTGCCGGACGCCGTCGAGGACGAGATCGAGGCGGCGATGGCGTCCCTGCCGGAGAACGGTCCGACGGGCACGGGTGTGGGCCGTGTCATCGAGGAGTCCCCGGACGCGCAGGACCGTTACCTCAAGCACCTGGCGGCGTCCTCCCCGGTCAGCGTCGCGGGCATCAAGGTGGTCGTCGACGCCGCGAACGGTGCGGCCTCGGTCGTCGCCCCGAAGGCCTATGAGGCGGCGGGTGCGGAGGTCATCGCGATCCACAACAAGCCGAACGCCTACAACATCAACGACAACTGCGGTTCCACCCACATCGGGCAGCTGCAGAAGGCGGTCATCGAGCACGGTGCGGACCTGGGTCTGGCGCACGACGGTGACGCGGACCGTTGCCTGGCGGTCGACGCGGAGGGCAACCTCATCGACGGTGACCAGATCATGGCGATCCTGGCGGTGGCGATGAAGGAGAAGTCCGAGCTGCGGAAGAACACGCTCGTCGCCACGGTGATGTCGAACCTGGGTCTGCGTCTGGCGATGGAGGAGCAGGGCATCACCATGCTGGAGACGAAGGTCGGCGACCGGTATGTCCTCGAGGAGCTCAACGCCGGTGACTACCGCCTGGGTGGGGAGCAGTCGGGGCACATCGTCCTGCCGGTGCACTGCACCACCGGTGACGGCACCCTCACCGGTCTGAAGCTGATGGCGCGGATGGCGGAGACCGGGAAGTCCCTGGCGGAGCTGGCCGGCGTGATGAAGGTCCTGCCGCAGGTGCTCATCAACGTGCCGGTGGAGAACAAGGCCGGGATCATGGGCTCCCCCGAGGTGCAGGCCGCCATCGAGGCCGCCGAGGCCGAGCTGGGTCACTCCGGCCGTGTCCTGCTGCGTCCCTCGGGTACGGAGGAGCTGTTCCGCGTCATGGTCGAGGCCGCGGAGACCGAGCAGGCGCGTCGCGTCGCGGGTCGCCTCGCGGCGGTGGTGGCCGCCGTCTAG
- a CDS encoding lipoprotein LpqH: MNRTALKLTAAAAAALIGGLGLTACSDSSADSGDSATTTAAAAADSGKSGKSGKSGDATTITAGDTTVTTGGEWSASVDGTPVEITDATVVCAEQGDTISLSVGSTSATMDSATGLSAVLSTGDNPEVQAVGMGSTETGEALAYAAGIPGNEATATKNGNTYEITGVLTAADMNNPMAGPQEKSFELSVTCP; encoded by the coding sequence ATGAACCGCACCGCCCTCAAGCTCACCGCCGCCGCTGCCGCCGCCCTCATCGGTGGCCTCGGTCTGACCGCCTGCTCCGACTCCTCCGCCGACTCCGGCGACTCCGCCACCACCACCGCGGCTGCGGCGGCCGACTCCGGCAAGTCCGGCAAGTCCGGCAAGTCCGGCGACGCCACGACCATCACCGCGGGTGACACCACCGTCACCACCGGCGGCGAGTGGAGCGCCTCCGTCGACGGCACCCCGGTCGAGATCACCGACGCCACCGTGGTCTGCGCCGAGCAGGGCGACACCATCTCCCTCTCGGTCGGCTCCACCTCCGCCACGATGGACTCCGCCACCGGTCTGAGCGCTGTCCTCAGCACCGGCGACAACCCGGAGGTCCAGGCGGTCGGCATGGGCTCCACCGAGACCGGCGAGGCCCTGGCCTACGCCGCAGGCATCCCCGGCAACGAGGCCACCGCCACGAAGAACGGCAACACCTACGAGATCACCGGTGTCCTCACCGCGGCGGACATGAACAACCCGATGGCCGGCCCGCAGGAGAAGTCCTTCGAGCTCTCGGTCACCTGCCCCTAG
- the glmS gene encoding glutamine--fructose-6-phosphate transaminase (isomerizing), which produces MCGIVGYVGERQGLGLALEALRRMEYRGYDSSGIAVNDGTIDVVKKAGKLANLEEILDPAALPGTTAIGHTRWATHGRPTDANAHPHVSFDGRVAIVHNGIIENFAPLRQELLDAGVTLHSDTDSEVASHLLARAYNEGETAGDFRASALAVLGRLEGAFTLLFTHADHPDQIIAARRSTPLIVGVGEGEMFLGSDVAAFIEYTRNAVELDQDNVVVITRDGYEVLNFDGSPAEGRPFTIDWDLAAAEKGGFDSFMMKEIHEQPAAVRDTLGGHFHDGRVFLDESRISEQDLKSVNQVFVVACGSAYHSGLLAKYAIEHWVRVPVQIEVASEFRYRDPVLDERTLVLAISQSGETADTLEAVRHARAQGAKVLAVCNTNGSQIPRESDAVLYTHAGPEIGVASTKAFLAQVAANYIVGLALAQAKGTKYPDEIAEIWQSLEEIPTRIEELLDVRGQVAGIAAELGAVQTMLFLGRGVGFPVALEGALKLKELAYIHAEGFPAGELKHGPIALIEEDLPVVVVVPSPRGVKLLHSKIVSNIQEIRARGARTIVIAEEGDEAVREFANYLIEIPATSSIMQPLLATVPLQFLAADIARQCGNEDIDKPRNLAKSVTVE; this is translated from the coding sequence ATGTGTGGAATCGTTGGATACGTCGGTGAACGACAGGGACTGGGCCTCGCGCTGGAGGCGCTGCGACGCATGGAGTACCGCGGCTACGACTCGTCGGGTATCGCCGTCAATGACGGCACCATCGACGTGGTGAAGAAGGCCGGCAAGCTGGCGAACCTCGAGGAGATCCTCGACCCCGCGGCGCTGCCGGGCACCACCGCGATCGGCCACACCCGCTGGGCCACCCACGGCCGCCCCACGGACGCGAACGCGCACCCGCACGTCAGTTTCGACGGCCGCGTGGCCATCGTGCACAACGGCATCATCGAGAACTTCGCGCCGTTGCGGCAGGAGCTTCTCGACGCCGGCGTGACCCTCCACTCCGACACCGACTCGGAGGTCGCCTCGCATCTGCTGGCGCGCGCCTACAACGAGGGGGAGACCGCCGGGGACTTCCGCGCCTCGGCGCTGGCCGTGCTGGGCCGCCTGGAGGGCGCCTTCACGCTGTTGTTCACGCACGCCGACCACCCGGACCAGATCATCGCCGCCCGCCGCTCGACGCCGCTGATCGTGGGCGTCGGGGAGGGGGAGATGTTCCTCGGTTCCGACGTCGCCGCGTTCATCGAGTACACCCGCAACGCGGTGGAGCTGGACCAGGACAACGTCGTCGTCATCACGCGGGACGGGTACGAGGTCCTCAACTTCGACGGCTCGCCCGCCGAGGGCCGTCCCTTCACCATCGACTGGGACCTGGCCGCCGCGGAGAAGGGCGGCTTCGACTCCTTCATGATGAAGGAGATCCACGAGCAGCCGGCGGCCGTCCGCGACACCCTCGGCGGGCACTTCCACGACGGGCGCGTCTTCCTCGACGAGTCCCGCATCTCCGAGCAGGACCTCAAGTCGGTCAACCAGGTCTTCGTCGTGGCCTGCGGCTCCGCGTACCACTCGGGCCTGCTGGCCAAGTACGCCATCGAGCACTGGGTGCGTGTCCCGGTGCAGATCGAGGTGGCCTCCGAGTTCCGTTACCGGGACCCGGTCCTCGACGAGCGGACGCTGGTGCTGGCCATCTCCCAGTCGGGGGAGACCGCCGACACCCTGGAGGCCGTCCGTCACGCGCGTGCCCAGGGGGCGAAGGTGCTCGCCGTGTGCAACACGAACGGCTCGCAGATCCCGCGGGAGTCCGACGCGGTGCTGTACACCCACGCGGGCCCCGAGATCGGCGTCGCCTCGACGAAGGCGTTCCTCGCGCAGGTCGCCGCGAACTACATCGTCGGGCTCGCCCTGGCCCAGGCGAAGGGCACGAAGTACCCCGACGAGATCGCGGAGATCTGGCAGTCGCTGGAGGAGATCCCCACCCGGATCGAGGAGCTTCTCGACGTCCGCGGGCAGGTCGCCGGCATCGCCGCGGAGCTCGGCGCGGTGCAGACCATGCTCTTCCTCGGCCGCGGCGTCGGTTTCCCCGTCGCCCTCGAGGGGGCGCTCAAGCTCAAGGAGCTGGCCTATATCCACGCGGAGGGTTTCCCGGCCGGGGAGCTCAAGCACGGCCCGATCGCCCTCATCGAGGAGGACCTGCCGGTGGTCGTCGTCGTGCCCTCCCCGCGGGGCGTGAAGCTGCTGCACTCCAAGATCGTGTCCAACATCCAGGAGATCCGGGCCCGCGGGGCACGCACCATCGTCATCGCGGAGGAGGGGGACGAGGCAGTCCGGGAGTTCGCCAACTACCTCATAGAGATCCCCGCGACCTCCTCCATCATGCAGCCGCTGCTGGCGACGGTGCCGCTGCAGTTCCTCGCCGCCGACATCGCCCGGCAGTGCGGCAACGAGGACATCGACAAGCCGCGCAACCTGGCCAAGTCGGTGACGGTCGAGTAG
- a CDS encoding dienelactone hydrolase family protein, with protein sequence MSANLKKHLAQLSKRGPHRVLVGDLDYAGLPGKVYAPAEGNSVPAIAFGHDWMKPVRTYHATLRHLASWGIVVTAPDTETGLVPDHRGFSSDLETALQIAAGVKLGQGKVTVSPGKLGIAGHGMGAGAAILCAANNPRIKAVGALYPAVTAPPATEAARAVKAPGLVIGGGHPGLVGDLLDPGNPARVAFNWGGDVVYREVKNGNQAGFSEDTLIKLALGQGIPRYSAQETARGLLTGFLLHQLGGERKYAAFSAQLAEGRNVTSFSDADLADKANIDLTSSTRL encoded by the coding sequence GTGTCTGCGAATCTGAAGAAGCACCTGGCCCAGTTGTCCAAGCGCGGCCCCCACCGCGTGCTCGTCGGCGACCTCGACTACGCCGGACTGCCCGGCAAGGTCTACGCCCCCGCGGAAGGCAACAGCGTGCCGGCCATCGCCTTCGGACACGACTGGATGAAGCCCGTCCGGACCTACCACGCCACCCTGCGCCACCTCGCCAGCTGGGGCATCGTCGTCACCGCCCCCGACACCGAGACCGGCCTCGTCCCCGACCACCGCGGCTTCTCCTCCGACCTGGAGACCGCCCTGCAGATCGCCGCCGGCGTGAAACTCGGCCAGGGCAAGGTCACCGTCTCCCCCGGCAAGCTCGGCATCGCCGGCCACGGCATGGGAGCCGGTGCCGCCATCCTCTGCGCAGCCAACAACCCCCGCATCAAGGCCGTCGGCGCCCTCTACCCCGCCGTCACCGCCCCGCCCGCCACGGAGGCCGCCCGCGCGGTCAAGGCCCCCGGCCTGGTCATCGGCGGCGGCCACCCCGGACTCGTCGGCGACCTCCTCGACCCCGGCAACCCCGCCCGCGTGGCCTTCAACTGGGGCGGCGACGTGGTCTACCGCGAGGTGAAGAACGGCAACCAGGCCGGCTTCTCCGAGGACACCCTCATCAAGCTCGCACTCGGCCAGGGCATCCCGCGCTACTCCGCCCAGGAGACCGCCCGCGGCCTGCTCACCGGCTTCCTCCTCCACCAGCTGGGCGGCGAGCGCAAGTACGCCGCCTTCTCCGCGCAGCTGGCCGAGGGCAGGAACGTCACCTCCTTCAGCGACGCCGACCTCGCAGACAAGGCCAACATCGACCTGACCTCCAGCACCCGCCTGTAA
- a CDS encoding ferredoxin produces the protein MTRLELDKDRCEAHGLCEQAAPDLVHLDDDDNLIIDVPGDLSPSQLDDARDAVRVCPVSALRLVE, from the coding sequence ATGACCCGACTGGAACTCGACAAGGACCGCTGCGAGGCCCACGGACTGTGCGAGCAGGCCGCCCCGGACCTCGTCCACCTCGATGACGACGACAACCTCATCATCGATGTCCCCGGCGACCTCAGCCCCTCACAGCTCGACGACGCCCGCGACGCCGTCCGGGTCTGCCCCGTCTCCGCGCTCCGGCTGGTGGAGTGA
- a CDS encoding NAD(P)/FAD-dependent oxidoreductase encodes MDRIVIVGHSIAGLTVGDNLRRLGFTGTLTYVGAEDVEAYSRPSLSKAALAPGDGGIHLAPLPRISADTDDTVELLGRRAVSLDTDARTVLLDDGTSLPYDGLVIATGSRARHLTDSPREFTLRSLADAERLRAKLLERPRVTFIGGGPLGMEVASAAVGLGCEVTLLNPGVPLSMHLGPLLGGLLTTLAEEAGVRILDTLVDSVAETADGMAVTLPSGEVIESDIVFTGIGDDPAVDWLADSGLLADGRLIVDSRQRVPGHPGIVAAGDVCWLDGPDGPRRSPVWTSAIEQGRVAADGLLNGDAAAERDHPFYFWTDQWGVGLKVSGSPPREDVAPEVVKGSLEERAFVIRWPEHHAAAALDMRMPIPRLHRLAAGEG; translated from the coding sequence ATGGACCGGATCGTCATCGTCGGCCACAGCATCGCGGGGCTGACCGTCGGCGACAACCTCCGCCGTCTCGGCTTCACCGGCACCCTGACCTACGTCGGTGCCGAGGACGTCGAGGCGTACTCCCGCCCCTCGCTGTCCAAGGCGGCGCTCGCCCCCGGCGACGGCGGCATCCACCTCGCCCCGCTGCCGCGCATCAGCGCGGACACGGACGACACCGTCGAACTCCTCGGGCGTCGGGCGGTCTCCCTCGACACGGACGCCCGGACGGTGCTTCTCGACGACGGCACCTCCCTCCCCTACGACGGACTGGTCATCGCCACCGGTTCGCGGGCGCGCCACCTCACGGACTCCCCCCGCGAGTTCACGCTGCGTTCCCTGGCGGACGCGGAGAGGCTGCGGGCCAAGCTCCTCGAGCGGCCGCGCGTGACCTTCATCGGTGGTGGCCCGCTCGGCATGGAGGTCGCCTCCGCGGCCGTCGGCCTGGGCTGCGAGGTCACCCTGCTCAACCCGGGGGTCCCGCTGTCCATGCACCTGGGTCCCCTGCTGGGAGGCCTCCTCACGACGCTGGCGGAGGAGGCGGGCGTGCGCATCCTCGACACCCTCGTCGACTCCGTCGCGGAGACCGCGGACGGCATGGCCGTGACGCTGCCCTCGGGTGAGGTCATCGAGTCGGACATCGTGTTCACCGGCATCGGCGACGACCCGGCCGTCGACTGGCTCGCCGACTCCGGACTACTTGCCGACGGCCGCCTCATCGTCGACTCCCGCCAGCGCGTCCCCGGGCACCCGGGGATCGTCGCCGCGGGGGACGTATGCTGGCTCGACGGCCCGGACGGGCCCCGCCGCTCCCCGGTGTGGACGTCCGCCATCGAGCAGGGGCGCGTCGCCGCGGACGGCCTGCTCAACGGCGACGCCGCCGCCGAACGCGACCACCCCTTCTACTTCTGGACCGACCAGTGGGGCGTGGGCCTCAAGGTGTCCGGCTCCCCGCCACGGGAGGACGTCGCCCCGGAGGTGGTGAAGGGTTCCCTGGAGGAACGCGCCTTCGTCATCCGCTGGCCGGAGCACCACGCGGCGGCGGCCCTGGACATGCGCATGCCGATCCCCCGGCTGCACAGGCTGGCGGCCGGGGAGGGCTGA
- a CDS encoding CHAT domain-containing protein codes for MSRVFLTYADAVHTYFSWRVEGSAEVRTARISPERNAALRDSFARSFPDAVPGETQEEALRRTFHDGAFRSPQDTWTYLSQLSQLLLPPELLRNFHPARRRQLLIRPSPGLAQVPWALLPTGRKDRMLGDVADVSLYAPDSVVALAPEPRPGAQPAGELMVIDPKIPGQPPTGPLGSVLGRPTPTDPLAALLRPTTVPEAVTYPELARTTLGREEFLSLSARARSLLFVGHVSAAGVESASAESSTLHLAEPVSAGDLLRAGWQAPARVGLLGCGSGSDLRYPEPFGLATTAVACGADTVVASLWTLPTEAALDTLDAGVQPLRELILATDRALRAEDPVRSLLDWQLAKARAWYAEGRAADNPAWWAAPAVWRLDRQG; via the coding sequence ATGAGCAGGGTCTTCCTCACGTACGCGGATGCCGTCCACACCTACTTCTCCTGGCGGGTGGAGGGTTCCGCGGAGGTGCGCACCGCCCGGATCAGCCCGGAGCGGAACGCCGCCCTGCGGGACTCCTTCGCACGCAGCTTCCCCGACGCCGTCCCCGGAGAGACCCAGGAGGAGGCCCTGCGACGCACGTTCCACGACGGGGCCTTCCGTTCCCCCCAGGACACGTGGACGTACCTCTCGCAGCTCTCCCAGCTGCTCCTCCCGCCTGAGCTGCTCCGTAACTTCCACCCTGCGCGCCGCCGACAGCTGCTGATCCGTCCCTCCCCGGGCCTCGCGCAGGTGCCCTGGGCGCTGCTGCCGACAGGCAGGAAGGACAGGATGCTCGGTGACGTCGCCGACGTGAGCCTCTACGCCCCCGACTCGGTGGTCGCCCTCGCCCCGGAGCCGCGTCCCGGCGCGCAGCCCGCGGGGGAGCTCATGGTCATCGACCCGAAGATCCCCGGCCAGCCACCCACCGGCCCCCTGGGGTCGGTGCTCGGCAGGCCGACGCCCACGGACCCCCTGGCCGCCCTCCTGCGCCCCACCACCGTCCCGGAGGCGGTGACCTACCCGGAGCTCGCCCGCACCACCCTCGGGCGGGAGGAGTTCCTCTCCCTGTCGGCGCGGGCCCGGAGTCTGCTGTTCGTCGGCCACGTGTCGGCCGCGGGTGTGGAGTCCGCCTCCGCGGAGTCCTCGACGCTGCACCTCGCGGAGCCGGTGAGTGCCGGTGACCTGCTGCGTGCGGGATGGCAGGCCCCGGCGCGGGTCGGTCTCCTCGGCTGCGGTTCGGGTTCCGACCTGCGCTACCCCGAACCCTTCGGCCTGGCGACCACCGCCGTGGCCTGCGGCGCGGACACGGTCGTGGCCAGCCTGTGGACCCTGCCCACCGAGGCCGCCCTGGACACCCTGGACGCCGGGGTGCAGCCGCTGCGGGAGCTGATCCTGGCCACCGACCGTGCGCTGCGGGCGGAGGACCCGGTGCGGTCGCTGCTGGACTGGCAGCTCGCGAAGGCGCGCGCCTGGTACGCGGAGGGACGTGCCGCGGACAATCCTGCCTGGTGGGCGGCACCGGCGGTCTGGCGTCTCGACAGGCAGGGCTGA
- the tsaE gene encoding tRNA (adenosine(37)-N6)-threonylcarbamoyltransferase complex ATPase subunit type 1 TsaE translates to MSFPAEGTRELTTAEDTQAFAEELGRTLQAGDVVILDGPLGAGKTTFTQGLARGLQVKGRVTSPTFVIAREHRSTVGGPTLIHLDAYRLLGEGSSGDPLGELDALDLDTELADAVVVAEWGGGLVEQIAERYLLVQFDRETAVLRDPDSEARIITWRWVDAA, encoded by the coding sequence GTGAGCTTCCCCGCGGAAGGCACCCGGGAACTGACCACCGCCGAGGACACCCAGGCCTTCGCCGAGGAACTGGGCCGCACCCTGCAGGCCGGGGACGTGGTCATCCTCGACGGCCCGCTCGGCGCCGGCAAGACCACCTTCACCCAGGGCCTGGCCCGGGGCCTGCAGGTCAAGGGGCGTGTGACCTCGCCGACCTTCGTCATCGCCCGTGAGCACCGCTCCACGGTCGGCGGGCCGACGCTCATCCACCTCGACGCCTACCGGCTCCTCGGGGAGGGCTCCTCGGGGGACCCGCTCGGGGAGCTCGACGCGCTCGACCTGGACACCGAACTCGCCGACGCCGTCGTGGTCGCCGAATGGGGCGGCGGGCTGGTGGAGCAGATCGCCGAACGCTACCTGCTCGTCCAGTTCGACCGGGAGACGGCCGTGCTCCGCGACCCGGACTCGGAGGCGCGGATCATCACCTGGCGGTGGGTGGACGCGGCCTGA